The genomic DNA CTGGGCCTCAGCCTCTCCATCAGTGGCTGATCCCAAACCACACCTGCCCGTCTTGTTCGGCTGCTGCAGCACCGGTTGTGCAAAGGCAGCGCTGACAGACCTGATGTCATCACATGATGACATGTGTTTTTTATAGGGTGAATACAGTTTTCTTACTCTGGGCAGGATTCTTGTCCAAAGACACATTCCTTTGAACTGGATATGCTGATCCAGTTTTCCTGGTAACTGAGCTGCTTCAAGGAGTGTTTGTAGTTGTCAGCCAGCCGCTCTGAAAGGCATCTGTGTGTCGGAGGTGGTGTGAGGAGACTCAGTACTGAATAAAATCCTGTCTGCTATGAGACTAGAacagctttcattaaaaaaaaaaaaaaaaaaagaccagcaTATCTGTGGAGACTGAGTCCCTTCATAAGCAACTTTATTGATACAGAGAAAGGTATAATTGGTTAAAAAGTGCTTTCCTTGCTAGGAGTGAATGCAAGGACATTAATTTCAAAGGATGTTGAATGTGAACTCCAGCTGGCTCTGGTGGtaaaataataatgttaaacaaaataaccaaaaaCACTGAAGGGAGCCaactaaatatttgtttttcttcattctggATAGACTCTTTAATGGAGCCTGTCTAAAGGGAATTGTTAATCTGTAGACCAAAACAACTTTTTCATACAGAACAGACACTGGTTTGTACTGGGTGTTTTTGTATAAAAGGCAGCCTGGTGCCCGCCAGAGCAGTGGACAGCATGTCGTTTGTTCCCCTGGGAGATGTTCTGACAAACTCTGGAAAGAACAGCTTTCATGTCATCACCACTGCCTGCACTGGTTCCTCTGTGCCCTCACAGAACTCTCCTTTCGCTACCTGCACCGCTCAGATTTCTGGTACTCTGCTTGCAGCAATGATTGACCTATTTCCATCAGCCTGGCTAATCATTAGTTGATTTAAAATTGACACCTCCTTGTTGTTTGGGGGCTGGATTTGTTGTTATGGTCTGGTGATGTTTTCCTTAGAGTTCAGGGAATGTTGTTGTCCCTCCCTGAGGCTGCTTGAAGAGCTTCCCAATGTTCTCCTGTCCTTTTTCCTATTTGAATTTAAGGTGCATCTTTTGAATGAAAGTCTTGCTTTATTGCCCTGCATTTCCTGTTCTTCTTCTGCTTGAATGCCCTTCTTAAAGCCCCAGGCCTGACAGCCCTGGCTGAGGACCTGAGCCTGATAGATGGTGAGGACATTCAGCAGAGAAGCAATTCTCCAGGTGTTTAGGGTGGGACGTGTTTGTGCTTTCTTTGCACCTGAGTATCCTGAGTAGAAACATACACTGGGGAATATGACTGGGAGGTGGAATATTTCCACTGAGAATTAAAGCCAGGCCACAGCTCGTTCCTTAATCttgaaatcaaattaaatttcagGAAGGATTTATGTTGGAGGGAGGGAAGTTTAGTGTTTGAATTTGTCGTGCCTTGACTCTGTTGACTTCCTCCAGCTTGGCTGAGATGCTGACAATGCTCCCAGACATGCTCTGGCCATCTGTAATGTCCTTTTTCTGAGatcctgcacagccagcacgAAACCCCTCTTGCACTGCTGAGCTGGACTGTGTGTGCTGCTTGTGACAGGTGTTATCACACTGCTGCAAGCCTCccctttctaatttttttaactactaATCCAACTGGTCTTCATTTTCAGTTAATCTGATTGTTTGTTGCTCTGAGCAAAACTCTTGCCCAGgaatattcttaaaaaaaaaaaaaaactttaacaAAATTTGACCTACGTGTTACGGGAGGGGCTTacaaataacttttatttttgccctGAACTGTACCTGAACTTTGTGCAGCTTAAGATTGTTTCCAAGTGTGATTTTGGACATTTTGCAGAACTGAGATAGTTGGATGACTTGAAACACTCACCAAAGGTCTGTCTGGCAGGTGCCATTAGGTTGAGGGCAAAAAACTCAGGAGGCTCAGTCGTTCtcccctgcagctgggcagtggTAGGAGGATGCTGAGGGTTCTCCCAGGATGTTTTCACTTGCCTTGTTCTCAGTGCTCTGttcctttgtttctgcttttgccACTTGTCACCTGGCAAAACTGAAGGTCTTTTGACAATGAGTGACATTGTGCCTTCTCTTTGGaatgttatttatttcttcatctgtAAAGACTATCCAATTGAAATTTCCCTTTACCAGGCAGGCTGCTGTTTTCAGGAGCCTGCTTCCAAGGTGGAGGCAGAGAggtggagctgctctgaggacTGGGACTTTGGAAGAgattcttctctgtgagggtgctgagaccctggcacaggtagcccagagaagctgtggctgccccatccctggaagtgtccaaggccaggctgaactgggcttggagcaacctgggatagtggaaggtgtccctgcccatggcagggggttggaactgggtgggctttgaggtttcttccaacccaagccatgTCAGGATTTGATGAACTGCTGGAGCTGCTAttgttcagcagctgcagcaccccTCTCCTGGTGCTCTCCCATATTCCCATGTTAGGAAGACAATCCAAATGTAATTTGAAGCTTGCTCTATAGCTAACACAGACTCTtctgcccctcctgctgctgtagCTCTGTTAACAATGGATTCATTTTTATAACTTTGGCAATACCAAAATTTGACATCGTTGAGTTTTAAGTGATTTACATCTTGCTGTGCTGAATAGCTGAGAGTTCTGTCACATTCGCCCCTCCAGGCATTCATTTAGCACCAGGAAAGAGACACTAAAATTTCTCAAATATAGAATGCCTGAAGCTGCAATAGAACAAATACTTGGATATAAGGCCTAGAACTATTCCTGCAGAACAGCTGTACAACTTTTTAACTGTGCCCTCTTATTTGGAGTGGGGAGACAGGTCCTGGAAAATCATTTGATTGAATAATACTAACAACTGCTTTTAGGCTCTGATCTGTCTAGTAAACAGCCTGTCAGGCTTCTGAACACCTGGCAGCATTTTACGTCTTCTGGCATTAGGTGCTCTCTGGTTATTTACTATTCTTTTAAGTAAAATGGAGTTTATATAAAATCCCCACACTTGATAAGTGGTGGATGCCAGCTCAGAATTGCTTGCACAGCTCTGCATTTGTGTTTGTCATGGCTGGGGGGGTGGGTGACAAGCTCCAAAAGGCAAACTCCATGGCCTCCAGTGTTTGAGCAAATCCAGTTGCTTTGACTGGATTTGTtcatgtgcagctgctgtgttcaATTGAAAGGCTGTGTCAGGAGAGTTGCCTCTGTGAAGTGCTCAGCTGAAACCTCCTCAAGCCCACGTATCTCATCTGTGTCTCTTTCTATATAATCTGAAATCTGAACAGTTTTCAGCTTTCCAtgctccaggggcagccagTTCTTGTGTGGAAATAATAACATGATAACCTCACTTTGTGCAGAAACGGAAATTTGCTGCCTGCCTTGTTGACTCTTCATGTGTCCTATTTGAGCAGGTATCTTTTCATTTGTCATTTTTGGATTGGCTGTTTTGCCATTTGCAGCTTCAGCACTGTGACACAGATTTATTCTGATTTTAGAGGACTCATTTGGAGAAACAGCGCAGTCGGGGGACAGACTTTTTTCAGGGATGAAGCCTTTGTGCAGTTCAATtcccagtgatttttttttttttggtcagcaGAACATACTTTAAATTCTGCTTGTTTTGGCATAAGAGGACTGTGCTTTTCTTGACTTTATTGTTATAAAGCCCCAGAGCCTGGCAAGCTAAAAAATTCCAGAGGAGATGGACAGTGCTGCCTCTGGCCAGTCTGTTGGATTCCTGCTGACAGGTGGCTGTTTGTGGTGTGGCTCTGCTTGTGCAATGatggtgaaaggaaaaaaggggtgTTCAGAGGGAAGAACAGGCAAGATCTGAGCAAGGAGAAATGAGGCTGTTTGCTAGTGCCACCTTTCCTGGTGCTGAGCCTGGAGAAATCCCATGTAATGTAGGTACTGAATTCCTAGAGTTAGAAGCTCAGTTCCCATGGCTCTTGTacaggcagggaaggaatgGGCTCACTTCACCCATGTTTTCCCAGTGATGACAGGGAGATCTGGAATGACAACAACTGTGCTGTTCCTAAGCCTCTGGGAAGTTCTTAGTTGAATTCGGATTCTGCTTCTCTATTTTGCAGACCCATCTGCATGCTCCCAGGTATTACAAAACACTGACAGTGCTCCTTGgtaagaaatattaattttgccTGGAGGGTTGTGTTAGCACTGGCTTGGCTTCCAGCTTGAAAATGCCTTTCAGCAATAGCTTTTCCATGAAGTCATTATGCCCTAGCAAGTGGTTTCACATAGTCATGGGTAGTGGTGTGCAAAGTTACCTTAAGCCTCTGTATGTCTTTTGCAATGGAACTGGAATTTTTGATTTGGAAGAAGCTGCACGTGGAGCAGCTGTTATCAGGGAAAAGAATCCTTGGCAAAAACCATGAGCAGCTGTGTCCTTTGTGTCAGTAACACCTGCTTAACCGGTTTCTTGTTAGAAACTCCTTATATAGGTCCTgtccttaaatttttttttctctaaataccTCTCAATTCACTGCAGAATGTCAGAGCCCACTACATCCTGTGCTGAAAGGGTTAATGGTAATTTTCCAAACAATGTCTGACAAGCTCATTACCCTGAAGAAACCCCTGGCATACACAGAATTCAggtggatttttatttttctttctacccATGGACAGACCAAGGGGGAAATGCACTGCAAGGAACTCAATAACTACATTGTAGGTTGAGTTTTCCTTGTAGGTTAAATAAATTCCAGCTGGACTTTTAATGAAACTGCTTATTACTCTGCTTTGGGAGAGGGTGGTGCCTCTCAGGTGCTGCTGGTTGATGTTTGCTGCTGTTACAAACATGTCTGCTACGTCTGCAACAGCTTGTAATTTAACAATATTCTCGATTACAGCTGGCCACTGCTTAATCCCCTTTGCAGCCTGAGTGGACCTGCACATTAAGGATAATGTTTGGCAACAGCAGCTTgtgaatgtgtatttttctcccttatttTCCAGTGCATGCACATAAGTACCACCGTACTAATGGAGCAAAAAGTGCTCATTCTGTTCTCCACATCAGCAGTGTGTTCCTGCTGATATCACGGGGGTCTAAATGTTGTTGGGATGAGGCTGTTTTGTCTGCTGTGATTAGGTCAGATGTGTGTGATTTGTTCTCCTTCTGCTAAAGGAATCTGCTAGATATTTTTATCCTTGCGAGGCCACGTGCTCAGTTTTGCTCTGGTTAAGCACAAGTATGtcagaaatgttcatttctgCTTAGAAGGGAGGATTTTGCCTGGTTCTGATGGATAGGTTTTTACCCTTTCTCAGAGCAGGTAAACAGTCATAATCCTATTTCTTAGCAGTCTGTACGTGAATGTAGCTGCAGATAGAAGGTGATGTGGTGAAGAGGGTGGAGGGAAGGTGGAAATTGATGTGACACTAGGTagctgaaagctgctgctccaaTACAAATTCCCTGCATCCCCTGAGTGGGAATGTGCTCCCAGGTGAAGTGAGCAGCTCTTTCTTCACTGCTTAAGCCTGCGTGGGTTAAAAATTGTATTCATGTCTTGCTTTGCTGCATCCCACTTCAGGAGAGGGAGTGAACCGTTCTGCCACAAACTGAATGCTCTGCTACCTTCTTCACCTTCCCTTTCAGCAATGTTCCTTGGCCATCCTTGTTGGATTTACCATGGATTTACTAGGCTGTGTTTAATATGGAGGACTAAATAGCAAGCTGCATCAGAAAGCAAATGTATTCATCTGGAGATGCTTCCTCTCTCTAAACCTCCCAGTGCAGCTTGTCCTCCTGATAAATGAGCTGCTTGTCTTGGTTTCTCTGAAAGCTCCGGAAGTTCGTATGGTTTGTTCAGTGATGTGTTGTGGTCACTAAGGTGTGAGTGACACTTCTGCTCTCTCCAAAGAAACTGCTTGGGTATCAGTGTGAGGAACCATTTCAGGACTGTTAAATGACCCTAGTTCTCAAATTGTTCTAGATCCTCCAAGTTAGGAAGAGGTAAGAAAAATATGTTGCCTTCTTTTGGGATGAATTATTGTACAGCAGGAGAAATCAGCTGATGTGAAATGAAGCTTGTGTTGAAAAGCTGCTGGTTGTGAAACAGAGGCAGTGACCTTGAGGGGCTGCCCTCACTTGGGGcacttctctcctctcccagccgGGTGGGTGAACAGCCTGTCCTTCAGCCTTGTagttttaattcttcatttccCCTCACCAGGGTGACCTTGTCCTCCACGGACTGTTACATTGTGCACGAGATCTACAACGGGGAGAATGCTCAGGACCAGTTTGAGTACGAGCTGGAGCAGGCACTGGAAGCGCAGTACAAGTACATCGTGATCGAGCCCACGCGCATCGGGGACGAGACGGCGCGCTGGATCACCGTGGGCAACTGCCTGCACAAGACGGCCGTGCTGGCGGGCACCACCTGCCTGTTCAcccccctggcactgccagtcGATTATTCTCACTACATCTCCCTGCCCGCTGGAGTGCTGAGCGTGGCTTGCTGCACCCTCTACGGGATCTCTTGGCAGTTTGATCCCTGTTGCAAGTACCAGGTCGAGTACGATGCCTATAAACTTTCGCGCCTGCCCCTGCATACGCTCACCTCGTCCACTCCTGTGGTGCTGGTGAGGAAGGACGACCTGCACAGAAAGAGACTGCACAACACAATAGCACTCGCTGCCCTGGTGTACTGTGTAAAGAAGATCTATGAACTCTATGCTGTATGACttcagcagggaagagagaaacCCACAAAGACAAGTGTATTAAGACTCCCACagtaacattttgtttttcctctttgagaAGCGGTGGAGACTGGCAAGGATTTGGTTTAATAGagctgttatttttcaaataacacATCACTGGTGCACCAAGGTTTTTCAGTTCTTCGTTACTCTTGAGATGTGGATGTGTGGTGACTTGAGATCTGTATGTTAGGCCAGGGGAGTCCAATCCAGCAGCAGAATGTCGATGAAAGAAAGCAATAGAAAGAAGGGGTGtgagagctgctttttttttttttttttttttttttttcttttttttttttttggaaacatttaAGTATATTGTTTAATTGTATTACACAGAACCAGCCAGAAGTTATCATTGACCATTAAAGGATGagaatttcaaatgcttttgCTCTCGTCACTGTTATCATAGTCCCCTTTGCTGGTGTGGTTCCAGGGGGTCGAGGCTTTAGacctgctcacacacacacctgaCACTCCTCTTGTCCAGTGCATgtggcagcagcatctgtgtTACAGCAGGCATCTGCTGAAGGAATAGCTGCAGGGTGTCACTTCCCCTCTTGCTTGGCTAGTTGTGTTTCTTGGAAGAGGTTTTACCAACTTTATACCTTTTTGGTAATTGCTAAACATTGATGGATGGGGATAAAGGTGTCCCAGtcctctgctgccctgcaccTCCAACCATGACTCCTCTGCACGACAGAGATACCACTCTGACTTTCCAGCTACATTCTGCTCAGTTCTTGTACGAGTTCTTCCTAAGGTGGATACATCTCCTCTTAAAATGCCTTGAGCCActtgcagggctgggggctgccaaGGTGGGAGTCCACCTGTCCTACCTTTGTGCTGTGCCCTGACCACACAATTCCACTGCTTTTGCCTGGAACACAGGAGCTGCCGGCTCCTGCTGCAAGGTATCCATGTGACTGCATCTTGTAACTGTGTTACCTGAAATTTTAGAATTCAGTCCTATGCATTAAATCATATTTTAGCTTTAAATTCAAAATCTTGTTCTTAGAATGGGAAGCATTTACTGTTCTGTGAGATCTGCCAGTTACTTTTAAAAGATAGGGGCTTGCTGCCTATAATCTCCTCCCACCACATGGAGAATAGGTGTGGCTGGCGTTGGCATGGCCAGCTTGGCACAGCTTCAGGTGTTACATTGGGAATAGGAGAGCAAAGGCCTGCAGTGAGAGCTGCTTGTGCACTGCgtgctccctgctccagtgggagcagcagcctgaccTTCACAGCTGAAACACTAACCTTGGCAGGGGTCAGACCCCAAATTCTGCCCTTCTGTCTTTATCTCTCCAAACTGCCATAGCAGGCACCAAGGACTCCCCCTGTCCTCGCCTCCATGGGCTGTTCTGACCACGGTTCTCACTTGTGCTTCTCTGCTTGGGCAGGTTTTGTGTGAGCAGGACACACAGCATTGGGCAAACTGGGTTTGCTGGGTGTTctcagccctcagcagcagcacaggcagctgtaCCTGAGTGGGCTGGAGGAACTCCAGTGGCAGTGAGGCATTTCTGGGTGGCAACAGCCCTTTGTACAGAGGCTGAGCTCTCTCCCTCCAAGGTTAAAAGAAGCTGGGATCCAGAGCGTCTATTTATAGCAACAATGTACAGTTGCCTTGGCAGAGAGGAGGCAAAGAAGTGCAACCACTTCATCTTTCAGTGGTtaggccaggctgggcaggctGCCCTTTCACCCTGATGTGTGTTTCCAAACCCTGCTGGATGGATTTGAAGCCAGTGGCACATCTGCCATAGCTAACACTGCTTATTGCTGCAGAAAGCCCTGAAATACCTTTGTGCTGGCCACACCAAAGGtcttcctgctgtttttttACTCAATGCAGAATAATTCTCAGGGCTGTTAGTTCCTTTTCTGCACCAAACCTCTGGGGTCCTGGTACCTTTTTGTGTTAAGCTTCCCCTCGTCTGGAATGATCGCTATGGCAGGTTCCCTAAATGCATGGCTGGCATCAGAGACTTGAGTTAAAAATTAGCAAGTTTCCTGGGGTCTCCCATTGCAGGAGGAAAGGTGAAAAGTCAGCTTAGCTGTCACAATGGGTAGGTCTGATTTAAAAACACACGTGATTTCCAAGGAATCTCAGTGATAATGTAgctaaaatgctttttaacaTTCTAGTTGTTAGTCAGGGCTGTAACTGTGCAAGGTGACCTGGGAGAATGAGAGGGGTCTTGAGGGGTATTTTAGTGCATGGTGAAATGGTAAAACAACTTCCAGAAATTCTCTTCCATGTGGAGTGGTGCTGTATTTGCTTTCCACTGTGCCAGTAGCTGGGAACCAACAGTGGCTGGGGACAAACCTCTCTTCAGAAGCCCCCACACTttgctgcccaccctgcccatTGTGGACATGCTCTGGAGTGTCCAACATTCCCCTTCTCACAGAGaggaaatttatttccaaaggGAATGTGTGCTTTCTCAGCAACCTCTGCCTTGGAGCTGTAGTTCCTACAGTAACTCCCCAAACATAATTTTCCCTCAGGCCTGATGTGTTTCACCCTCAGTACCCTGGATGGgaacacagaaatgcaaagcagccCCTCCCTGGGTAGCCACAACCTGAAACACCAGAAcatggagcagctgaaggagacTGGCAGGACCACTGCATTTCACCAAAAAATGGAGGATCTGAGCAtgggaaacacaaaaggaaaagcacaacTTAACACCAGCACTCCCCTtgtggagagggagagaaggtaATGCCTTGCTTTCCTAtcttaacaggaaaaaagatatttatacACCTGAAAACTTCAACTTGTCAATCCAACCCCAGGCCTTTCTGTGacacagctgcagcctcagccaCAGGGAAGGTGGCAGAGGATGGATGTcctgacagagcagcagcattatGATCATTAAACACATCCTGGTTCTCAGAGATCATTTATAAATCTGTAGTGGTTAAGAAAGGCTTTTGGAAGGAGAAGGTCCTGCTGAGCCTGTGCACCTGGATCAGAGTTTGTGTGACTAATCCTTGATGTGGATTCACACTGTGTAAGCTAACAGGTCCCATAAAGAGGGCTGGGATAAAGTATGTTGTTCTGCAGCTACTACTGGTACAATAGCACCTTGCAGGggtgtaaagaaaaacaaaacccttctgctttcccttcctcttATGTTACctgctgtgaggagctggagtAGACCAAGGGATTAATTTCATAGCAATGTAATTTCTTTGTCCTGAGATGTGCACTCCCAGGCAGGACATATGAGGCAGGGCACATGGAAAATGCTGGCAAGTGCAtggaggtggcaggagggggCTGGACCTTGGTTCGTACTAGtagaattaatttcaattttaagaTTACTTCTGCCCTCTCTCTGTGCAGTAATTCCTTTTTCCTAGTGGTCCTGGTATCCCTCACATGAGGAGAAGGGATGAGGAATGGAACATGGCTCCCCTTCAGGCTGTCAGGCTCCCTAAAGCCTGTGATATGTGAACAGGCTGGTTATGATTCCCCACTGGATGTGATCCTAATTAGCATCTGTGACTGCTTTAAAGCAGATGAGAACAAAGGGTCTGTCTGCTACACTCTGCACCCTACACACATGGGTTCTTCTCTATGTGCCAGAGAGTGCCTGGCATCCACAGGATCacacctgctctgtgctgcaggtggcccaggtgctgctgtcaCCTGTGCAGTGtgtccaggcagcagctgccttgctATGCTGTTCTACCTGTTCAGTGCTTCCCTGCATTCCTTGGGCTGGGATTCAGAGAGTGCTGCCACTGCAGAATTAACTGTCCCAATACATCAGTAGGGCACGATTCAGACAGGTAAAATGACGGCCAAATACACCCAAATTGTACATCAGTTACTTCTTTAAAAGTGGCACTGGATTGAGCTTAATTTAGCAGATGACTTGGCACGTTAACAGGAAGAGGCTCTGTGAAGTGTCCCCAGTGCAAGCAGCATGTCCTGGATTGGGCTGGAAGGAGTGGAAAGGAGACACTGATCACGAGAGCTCCCAGCTGAGGACTGTATTTCACAGGAGTGGGGAAAGCCAAGGTCTGCTCGTGTGAAGGCAGAACAGGTGGGTTTTATTTGTAGCAGGCCAGTAAAGCTGAGCATGGCTGGAGTGAGGTGAGGAGTGTTCCAGCACAGGGGCCTCCCTGGCTGCAGTGTGTTCCCCTGACCCATCCCCTGCAGTCTCAGCTCTCCCCCATTGTCCAAGCAcccttccttctccagctgaggTTTAGGCGCTGTCTTCCAGCAGTGTGGGGGAAATCACTTCCCAGTCTCCATGCACTGGTAAAGAGCATTttgagaaaggatttttctgcaGGAGCACCTCCAGTGATGTCCCAGCTGACTGCAGGGActcagcctctccctgctcaggtgagCTGAGCTCTAAGAgccctttgcttttctctccttttttgcTCTAGATGCCATTAAGGTGAAGAAGAGCCTGGGGCAGAGGTTCCTCAGGTAGACAGCCAGGCAGGGGGTCAGGCCAGCCACAAgcacttccttcttcttctgTCCCACTGCATTGAGAACCACCTGAGCCACCTCGGCCGCCGTCTGTCCCTGGGCCGTGGTCTTGTCCATA from Corvus cornix cornix isolate S_Up_H32 chromosome 14, ASM73873v5, whole genome shotgun sequence includes the following:
- the TMEM11 gene encoding transmembrane protein 11, mitochondrial; its protein translation is MAAWGRRRAGPGGTNSGGGRDRVTLSSTDCYIVHEIYNGENAQDQFEYELEQALEAQYKYIVIEPTRIGDETARWITVGNCLHKTAVLAGTTCLFTPLALPVDYSHYISLPAGVLSVACCTLYGISWQFDPCCKYQVEYDAYKLSRLPLHTLTSSTPVVLVRKDDLHRKRLHNTIALAALVYCVKKIYELYAV